The segment AACAGCATGTGCGGTTCGATTTGCGCCTGCAGCAACTGCAGCTGGGCCTGCATGGCCTGGCGCGCCACGGATTCGGCGCGGGCCTTTTCCTCGGCAGCCGCCATTTGCAGGCGGGCAATCTTTTCGCGGCTGGAGAAAAACAGCACGGCGCCGCCCGTGGCCAGCAGGGTGAACACGAGGGTGCCCATCATTTGCGTAGGCAGCATGTTTTCAAAGCCGCCCACGTCCACGCCCGTCAGCCAGCTGAACAGCGTCAGGCCCAGCATTTGCGCGACGGGCACGGAAATGAGGATGATGAGCATGAAAGGCAGGAATTTCGGCCGCCGGTCCGCGCCCCATAAGGTCAGGCGCATGCCGTCGATCAGCAGGAAGGCGATCGTGCCGATGCACATCGAGGCGACCAGGTTTTGCCCAAAATGGCTGCCCGGACTGAGGATGAAGGTAATGACCAGCGCACAGATCACGTTCAGCGCCAGCGCATAGCGCGCGTCGTGCAGCATGCGGTAGTACGGAGACCTGGCCTTGGCTGCTGGCGCATCGGCGGATGGAACGTTGGATTTCATGGAGTTGTCTGCTGGTAGCGATGGGGCATTGTGTGCCAGCGCAGGCCAGCGCGCAACAGGGCTGCGACGAAACGGGACTGGCGCGCCGCCATTCGCTGGGGCGCGTCGCCAAACGGGGCCGCTTTACTTTTCGGGACTGGCACGCGATAGTGTGGCAAGACAGTCTTGCTTCCAAAGAATTGCTTAAAGGAATCCCATGTGGCCCTATCCACGCACCCTCGCGCACCGCGGCGGCGGCACCCTGGCGCCTGAAAACACCCTGGCCGCCCTGCGCTGCGGCCTCGCCTACGGCTACCGCGCCGTGGAATTCGACGTCATGCTGGCGTCCGACGGCGTGCCCGTCGTCGTGCACGACCCCGAGCTGGGCCGCACCGTGGCCGGCAGCGGCCACATCAACGATTACACGGCCGCGCAGCTGGGAGCGATGGAGGCGGGCGCCTGGTTCGGCCCCGCATTCGCCGGTGTAGGCGTGCCCACGTTCGAGGCCGTAGTGGCGTATTGCAAGGCGCAGCGCATCTGGATGAATATCGAAATCAAGCCGGCGCCCGGCTTCGATGTGCAAACCGGGACGGTGGTGGCGCACGCCACGCGCGATTACTTTGCGCAGGAAATCGCGGCTGGCGAATTGCTGCCGCTCTTGTCGTCGTTCAGCATCGCAGCCTTGCAGGCGGCGCGCCAGGCGGCCCCGGAACTGGCGCGCGGCTGGCTGGTCGAAGCGATACCTTCAGATTGGCTGAAACAGGCAAAGGAGCTGGGCGTGGTGGCCATCCATTGCGACCATCAGCAGCTGACGCCGGAACTGGCGCGAGAGATCAAGGGGGCGGGATACGGGCTGTTCTGCTACACCGTCAACACCTCGGAGCGGGCCAGCGAATTGCTGGCCTGGGGCGTGGACGGGTTTTGTACGGACAGGATCGATTTGATCACGCCGGTCTGAACGTAACCCAAAGCAACATCTGGGGTCGTACCCTGCAGGGTACGACCCCAGCCTTTGCCGTTGGGTTTAGGCGTAGGTCGGATTAGGCGCGCAGCGCCGTAATCCGACAACATTGTTGGCGCCGCTGGTGTTGTCGGCTTACGCGCTTGCGCGCTAAGCCGACCTACGTTTCAAACAGCTTAGAAAGTTACACGCATGCCGACCGTCAAGTTGCGCCCCGTCAACGGCGCCGCATTCTTGATGAACGAAGTGTGACTGTACGCCAGTTCATTCGTCAGGTTATTCGCCTTGATGTAGAACTGCGCCGGCGTCGTGCCGATGCGCGTGTCGTAGTTGGCGGACAGGTTCAGCATGTTGTAGCCCGGCGTTGCCGTTTCGAATGCCGCCACTTTATCCTGCTTGCCCACGCGGTGGAACTCCGCCACGCCGCTCCATGCCTGCCAGTTGGCGTCGAACTTCACGCCGAAACGCTGTGCCGGGATGCGTGGCAAGTTGCCACCGCCGTCGGCCAGCTTGGCCCGCACGTAGTCGCCGAACACGCTGGCGCCGAACATGGGGTTCAGTTGCTGGCGGATCTGCCCTTCGACGCCCGTAAACGTGGCGTCGCGCTGGGCGTACTGGATCAGCTGGAAGCCTTCGTGGTTGTCCAGGGTGGAACCGAAAATATAATTGTCCACCTTGTTGCGGTAGGCGCTGGCCGAGAAGGTCGTGGCGCCCGCATATTTGCGCAAGGTCAAGTCGATATTGTTCGACGTTTCCTTGCCCAGGTTTTGATTGCCCAGTTCATAGGTCGCCGTGGCCATGTGCACACCGTGCGCATACAGTTCCTCGGCGCTCGGCAAACGGTGCGTGCGCGAAATGGTCGAACCGAGCGAATACTGGGGCGCGAATTTCCACACGGCGCCCAGCGAGACCGAGGTGCCCTTGGCGCTGCGGTCCTGCAAGGTGGCGCTGTCGACCGTGATGTCTTGCCATTCGTGGCGCAAGCCCGCTTCGAAGCGCCATTGGTCGAGCTTGTATTCCTCGACCAGGAAGGCCGCGTGTTTCTTGGTGACCGTCGGCGCCACGTACGCTTCTTCGCCCAGGGCGGAGAAATCGCGCTTCGACGTTTGCAGGCCGACCACGCCGCGCCAGCCGAAGACGGGATGGTGTTCCATTTCCAGGCGCGCGTCGTGGCCCTTGTTCTTGAAGGTAGTGGCGATTTGCCTGCCTTCGATTTCATCGTGCTTGTAGTCGGTGAACGCGGCGCGCAGGCGCAGCTTGGCGAAGCCGGGCACGGGATCTCGCAACTCGCCGCGCACGTCCCAGCGCTCGCTCTTCAGCTTCACGTAGGGCACGCTTTCGTGTGCATGGTCGTGTTCCTCTTCATCACCGTGATCGTGGCCTTCGTGGCCGCCGCAATGCAGGTGCGTGCCGTGCGGGTGGCAGCTTTCGAATTCGTGGTTGTGGCCGGGCAAGCCGTATTCCGCGTGCTGGCTGGTGAAGGCCAGGCCCAGGAAGCCGCGCTGACCTACCCACGACACGCCCACGCTGCCCGTGTCCGTCTTGTTGTAGCTGCCGGCCACCCTGGAACCGCCTTCCCAGCCGCTGCCGACCTTGTATTCCTTGGCGTCGCGCTTGACGCCTTCCGCGTGAAAGGCGATGTTGCCGGAGCCGCCGGTCACTTCAAAGGCGCCCGCCTTTTCGCGCGCGGCCGAATTGGCGCGCACTTCGGCGCTGCCTTCAAAGCCTTTCGCCGGCACGCGCGTGGGGATTTTCTTGTCGATCACATTGACGACGCCGCCGACGGCGCCGCCGCCATAGGCCAGGGCGGACGGACCGCGCAAGACTTCAATCTGTTCCGACAGCATCGGCTCGGCCGCGACAGCATGGTCGGGGCTGATGGTTGACGCATCCTGCACTTCGGCGCCATCGGACAGCACCTTGACGCGCGGGCCATCCATGCCGCGGATGATGGGGCGGCTGGCGCCGGCGCCGAAATGGCTGGACGTGATGCCGGGCTGGCCCGCCAGGGTTTCACCGAGGGTCGCCTCGCGGGCGCGCACCAGTTCCTCGCCTTCCAGTACGGTGACGGGCGTGCTCATGTCGTCGCTGCCCAGGGCCAGCGCGCTGGCCGAGACGGTGACGGCAGGCAAGGTTGTCGCCTGCTGCGCCAGCGCGCTGGCGGGAGCGGCAAAGGCCAGCATGATGGCCAGCGCGAGGGGAGTGGGTTGCTGTGGACGTACGGACATGGGCAGGAATTCCTTATTCGCTATCGGTGTTGGCAGGGTTGGGGCAGTGCGTTGACGTGAAATGGCCTGCCCTAAGTTGATAATGATAACCCATTATCATTACTGTGTGACAGTTTTTCCGGCAGGGAGATACAGGCGGATGGTGTATTCTGTTGGCTATGGAACGCACAACACGTCAAAAAACCGCCATTCAAGCCGCCATCGAGTCGGCCCAGCGCCCCTTGTCGGCGCAGGAAATCCTCGAACAGGCCAGCTTGCAAGTGACGCAGCTGGGCATCGCCACCGTTTACCGCAACTTGAAGTCGCTGGTGCTGGAAGAAAAGGTGCACGTGGTGACCTTGCCGGGCGAAAACCCGCGCTACGAGTCGAACACGGTTGCCAATCACCACCACCACCACTTCCAGTGCACCACGTGCCAGCGCGTGTTCGACGTGCATGATTGCCCGGGCGACTTGAAGCGCATGGCGCCGCAAGGCTTTGTTGTCGAGCGCCACGAACTGACCCTGTACGGCCGCTGCGCCGACTGCAATGCGGCCGCCGGCGCCAGTGTGGCTGGCACAGCCCCGCACGCCTGCGCCAGTCACCACGACCCGGCGTGAACGGACAGGGGGGCATTGCCGGGCAGGCTTGCAACAATGCTGCCCGCCCGGCGCCAATTCCCGTACCTAGATCACGTATAATCTTCCCTTTAAAGCTGCCGCCACTCTTTGCCAAAAAAACATGAAATCAACTGAAATCCGCGACAAGTTCCTCAAATTTTTCGAGTCCAAGGGCCATTCCATCGTCCGTTCCAGCTCCCTGGTGCCAGGCAACGATCCGACCTTGCTGTTGACGAACAGCGGCATGGTGCAGTTCAAGGATGTGTTTACGGGCACGGACAGCCGCCCGTACACGCGCGCTACTTCCGTGCAGCGCTGCGTGCGCGCCGGCGGCAAGCACAACGACCTGGAAAACGTCGGCTACACGGCGCGCCACCATACTTTCTTTGAAATGCTGGGCAACTTCAGCTTTGGCGACTATTTCAAGCGCGATGCGATTCAATACGCGTGGGAACTGCTGACCAAGGTGTATGGCTTGCCGGCTGACAAGCTGACCGTCACCGTCTATATCGAAGATGACGAAGCCTACGATATCTGGGCAAAGGAAATCGGCGTGCCTGTCGAGCGCATCATCCGCATCGGCGACAACAAGGGTTCGCGTTACGCTTCGGACAATTTCTGGCAGATGGCGGACACGGGCCCATGCGGTCCATGCACGGAAATCTTCTACGACCATGGCGCCGACATTCCTGGCGGCCCGCCGGGCTCGCCTGACGAAGACGGCGACCGCTTCATTGAAATCTGGAACCTCGTGTTCATGCAGTTCAATCGCGACGAAGCCGGTGTCATGCACAAGCTGCCGAAGCCATGCGTCGATACGGGCATGGGCATGGAGCGCCTGGCCGCCGTGCTGCAGCACGTGCATTCGAACTATGAAATCGACCTGTTCCAGCATCTGATCCGCGCCGCCGCGCGCGAAACGGGCGCCACGGACCTGGAAAACAAGTCGCTGCGCGTGATCGCCGACCACATCCGCGCCGCCGCCTTCATGATCGTCGACGGCATCATCCCGGGCAGCGAAGGCCGCGCGTATGTGCTGCGCCGCATCATCCGCCGCGCCTTGCGCCACGGTCACAAGCTGGGCCAGACGAAACCGTTCTTCTACAAGCTGGTGGCCGACCTGGCCATCGAGATGGGCGGCGCCTATCCGGAGCTGGAAGAAGCGAAAGACAACGTCGCCAACATGCTCAAAGCCGAGGAAGAGCGTTTCGGCGAAACCCTGGAAACGGGCATGAAAGTGCTGGAAGCGCAGCTGGCCAAGGATGCCACGGGCATCGACGGCGCCACCGCTTTTACTTTGTACGAAACCTACGGCTTCCCGCCGGACCTGACGGCCGATATCTGCCGCGAACGCAATATCACGTTCGACCAGGCCGGCTATGACGCGGCCCTGAAGGAAAGCCAGGAGCTGTCGCGCAAGGGCGGCAAGACGCACAAGGACAGCAAGGTCGAGTACACGGGCGAGAAAAACACCTTCGTCGGCTACGATCAACTGACGTTCAGCAGCAAGGTCGTCGCGCTGTACGCGGCCGGCACCTCTGTGCAGGAACTGAAGGCGGGCCAGGATGGCATCGTCGTGCTCGACACGACGCCGTTCTACGCGGAATCGGGCGGCCAGGTGGGCGACCAGGGCGTGATCGCCTCGGGCGCCGGCAGCTTTGCCGTCAGCGACACCCTGAAAATCCAGGCCGACGTGTTCGGCCACCACGGCGTGCTCGAGTCGGGCGTGCTGAAGGTGGGCGACGCCGTCTCGGCGCAAGTCGACACGGCCAAGCGCGCGCGCACGATCCGCAACCACTCGGCCACGCATTTGATGCACAAGGCCTTGCGCGAAGTGCTGGGCAGCCACGTGGCGCAAAAGGGTTCGCTGGTCGATCCGGACAAGACCCGTTTCGACTTCAGCCACAATGCGCCGATGACGGCCGAGCAGATCGCCGCCGTGGAAACCATCGTCAATAAAGAGATCCTGGAAAACCGCGCCACGCAAGCGCACCTGATGTCGTTTGACGATGCCGTCAAGCATGGCGCGATGGCCCTGTTCGGCGAGAAATACGGCGACGAAGTGCGCGTGCTCGACATCGGCAGCTCGAAAGAGCTGTGCGGCGGCGTCCACGTGCAGCGCACGGGCGACATCGGCCTGTTCAAGATCACGGGCGAAAGCGGCGTTGCCGCCGGTATCCGCCGCGTGGAAGCGGTGACGGGCGAGGGCGCGCTGGCGCTGGTGCAAACCATCAACCGCCGTCTGGTCGAAGCGGCCAACGCGCTGAAGGCGCAGCCGGAAGAACTGACTGCCCGCATCGGGCAAGTGCAGGACCACGTGAAGGCGCTGGAGAAGGAACTGGCCGCGCTGAAATCGAAACTGGCCTCGGGCCAGGGCGATGAACTGGTCACGCAAGCCGTCGACGTCAACGGCATCAAGGTGCTCGCCGCCGTGCTGGACGGCGCGGACGTGGCCCGCTTGCGCGAAACCATGGACAAGCTGAAGGACAAGCTGAAAACGGCCGCCATCGTGCTGGCCAGCGTGGCGGACGGCAAGGTCAGCCTGATCGCCGGCGTGACGGCGGACGCGACTGCCAAGGTCAAGGCCGGCGAGCTGGTGAACTTCGTTGCACGGCAAGTGGGCGGAAAAGGCGGCGGACGCCCCGATATGGCGCAGGCCGGCGGCACCGATCCGAGCGGCCTAGCGAACGCCCTGGCCGGTGTCCCGGCCTGGGTCGGCGAACGCGCGTAATAAGGCGTAAGCTAGAGGGCATGCGGGGTTTTCGCCCCACAGCCCCTTGAAAACGGCCCGCAGACGGTGTTTGCGGGCCGTTTTGCCGTGTGGAATCTCGTTGTGACACCACAACAGCCGATGAACTATTTTGGTGCAGCGCGTCAATGCCCCCGATTTAGAGTAGTATGTCGAAAATCAGTACAACAAATATGGTGGGATATTGATGATGAGCGACACACTACTTGATACCGAGATTATGGAATTTCACAAAGAACTCGACGCGCGGGGCTTGAATTGCCCCTTGCCGATTCTGAAGGCGAAAAAGGCTTTGTCAGAGCTGCAAAGCGGCGAAGTGCTGCGCATCATGGCAACCGATCCCGGTTCCGTGCGCGACTTCCAGGCTTTCGCCAAGCAAACGGGCAATGCCCTGCTGTCGCATGTGCAGACGGGTACCGAATTCGTCTTCCTGATGCAACGCAAATAATTCTGCCAGCCGGGGCCGCCGTGGCGCGGCCTGGTTTTCCTTCCCGCGCCAGCCCTTTTGCTGCCTTGCAGCGTAGCGGCGCACTCCCCTGAAATCCCCGAAGCTGGACAGTTTAGATGGATTGCTCTAACAAAAAATCGCACGATCGTGCTTAAATTCGGTCCAGGATTCAAATTTCTCTTATAATCGAACGCACAATCAGCACTTGATCCGTCATTTTTATAATTTCCCAAAGGCATAGCTATGAAAGTCTTGGTACCCGTCAAACGCGTGGTCGACTATAACGTCAAAGTCCGCGTCAAGAGTGACGGCACTGGCGTCGATACCGCCAACGTCAAAATGTCGATGAACCCTTTCGATGAGATCGCGCTGGAAGAAGCGATGCGCCTGAAAGAAGCCGGCAAGGTCACTGAAGTGGTCGCCATCTCCTGTGGCGTGACGCAGTGCCAGGAAACCCTGCGCACGGCCATGGCCATCGGCGCCGACCGCGGCATCCTGGTGGAAACGACGACCGAACTGGAACCGCTGGCCGTGGCCAAGCTGGTGAAATCCCTGGCCGAGAAAGAACAGCCGCAACTGATCATCCTGGGCAAGCAAGCCATCGATGACGACAGCAACCAGACCGGCCAGATGCTGGCAGCCCTGCTGGGTTGGCCGCAAGCCACGTTCGCCTCGAAAGTCGTGCTGGAAGA is part of the Janthinobacterium sp. 67 genome and harbors:
- a CDS encoding sensor histidine kinase, which encodes MKSNVPSADAPAAKARSPYYRMLHDARYALALNVICALVITFILSPGSHFGQNLVASMCIGTIAFLLIDGMRLTLWGADRRPKFLPFMLIILISVPVAQMLGLTLFSWLTGVDVGGFENMLPTQMMGTLVFTLLATGGAVLFFSSREKIARLQMAAAEEKARAESVARQAMQAQLQLLQAQIEPHMLFNTLANLQGLISFDPDRAQQLLDQLIQYLRATLSSSRAESTTLAQEFSLMQAYLGLMSIRMGARLRFTLDLPDALRHIKVPPMLLQPLVENAIQHGLEPKIEGGHIHVQASMDGGALLLTVSDDGLGLDHPGQTKGTQLGVANIRERLRGMHGDDASLSLAANTPAGVVARLQFPIHSTTASPTP
- the ugpQ gene encoding glycerophosphodiester phosphodiesterase, translating into MWPYPRTLAHRGGGTLAPENTLAALRCGLAYGYRAVEFDVMLASDGVPVVVHDPELGRTVAGSGHINDYTAAQLGAMEAGAWFGPAFAGVGVPTFEAVVAYCKAQRIWMNIEIKPAPGFDVQTGTVVAHATRDYFAQEIAAGELLPLLSSFSIAALQAARQAAPELARGWLVEAIPSDWLKQAKELGVVAIHCDHQQLTPELAREIKGAGYGLFCYTVNTSERASELLAWGVDGFCTDRIDLITPV
- a CDS encoding TonB-dependent receptor domain-containing protein produces the protein MSVRPQQPTPLALAIMLAFAAPASALAQQATTLPAVTVSASALALGSDDMSTPVTVLEGEELVRAREATLGETLAGQPGITSSHFGAGASRPIIRGMDGPRVKVLSDGAEVQDASTISPDHAVAAEPMLSEQIEVLRGPSALAYGGGAVGGVVNVIDKKIPTRVPAKGFEGSAEVRANSAAREKAGAFEVTGGSGNIAFHAEGVKRDAKEYKVGSGWEGGSRVAGSYNKTDTGSVGVSWVGQRGFLGLAFTSQHAEYGLPGHNHEFESCHPHGTHLHCGGHEGHDHGDEEEHDHAHESVPYVKLKSERWDVRGELRDPVPGFAKLRLRAAFTDYKHDEIEGRQIATTFKNKGHDARLEMEHHPVFGWRGVVGLQTSKRDFSALGEEAYVAPTVTKKHAAFLVEEYKLDQWRFEAGLRHEWQDITVDSATLQDRSAKGTSVSLGAVWKFAPQYSLGSTISRTHRLPSAEELYAHGVHMATATYELGNQNLGKETSNNIDLTLRKYAGATTFSASAYRNKVDNYIFGSTLDNHEGFQLIQYAQRDATFTGVEGQIRQQLNPMFGASVFGDYVRAKLADGGGNLPRIPAQRFGVKFDANWQAWSGVAEFHRVGKQDKVAAFETATPGYNMLNLSANYDTRIGTTPAQFYIKANNLTNELAYSHTSFIKNAAPLTGRNLTVGMRVTF
- a CDS encoding Fur family transcriptional regulator, coding for MERTTRQKTAIQAAIESAQRPLSAQEILEQASLQVTQLGIATVYRNLKSLVLEEKVHVVTLPGENPRYESNTVANHHHHHFQCTTCQRVFDVHDCPGDLKRMAPQGFVVERHELTLYGRCADCNAAAGASVAGTAPHACASHHDPA
- the alaS gene encoding alanine--tRNA ligase; translated protein: MKSTEIRDKFLKFFESKGHSIVRSSSLVPGNDPTLLLTNSGMVQFKDVFTGTDSRPYTRATSVQRCVRAGGKHNDLENVGYTARHHTFFEMLGNFSFGDYFKRDAIQYAWELLTKVYGLPADKLTVTVYIEDDEAYDIWAKEIGVPVERIIRIGDNKGSRYASDNFWQMADTGPCGPCTEIFYDHGADIPGGPPGSPDEDGDRFIEIWNLVFMQFNRDEAGVMHKLPKPCVDTGMGMERLAAVLQHVHSNYEIDLFQHLIRAAARETGATDLENKSLRVIADHIRAAAFMIVDGIIPGSEGRAYVLRRIIRRALRHGHKLGQTKPFFYKLVADLAIEMGGAYPELEEAKDNVANMLKAEEERFGETLETGMKVLEAQLAKDATGIDGATAFTLYETYGFPPDLTADICRERNITFDQAGYDAALKESQELSRKGGKTHKDSKVEYTGEKNTFVGYDQLTFSSKVVALYAAGTSVQELKAGQDGIVVLDTTPFYAESGGQVGDQGVIASGAGSFAVSDTLKIQADVFGHHGVLESGVLKVGDAVSAQVDTAKRARTIRNHSATHLMHKALREVLGSHVAQKGSLVDPDKTRFDFSHNAPMTAEQIAAVETIVNKEILENRATQAHLMSFDDAVKHGAMALFGEKYGDEVRVLDIGSSKELCGGVHVQRTGDIGLFKITGESGVAAGIRRVEAVTGEGALALVQTINRRLVEAANALKAQPEELTARIGQVQDHVKALEKELAALKSKLASGQGDELVTQAVDVNGIKVLAAVLDGADVARLRETMDKLKDKLKTAAIVLASVADGKVSLIAGVTADATAKVKAGELVNFVARQVGGKGGGRPDMAQAGGTDPSGLANALAGVPAWVGERA
- a CDS encoding sulfurtransferase TusA family protein yields the protein MEFHKELDARGLNCPLPILKAKKALSELQSGEVLRIMATDPGSVRDFQAFAKQTGNALLSHVQTGTEFVFLMQRK
- a CDS encoding electron transfer flavoprotein subunit beta/FixA family protein, which codes for MKVLVPVKRVVDYNVKVRVKSDGTGVDTANVKMSMNPFDEIALEEAMRLKEAGKVTEVVAISCGVTQCQETLRTAMAIGADRGILVETTTELEPLAVAKLVKSLAEKEQPQLIILGKQAIDDDSNQTGQMLAALLGWPQATFASKVVLEDGKVTVTREVDGGLETLALTLPAIVTTDLRLNEPRYVTLPNIMKAKKKPLETVKPEDLGVDVAPRLKTLKVVEPAKRSAGIKVPDVATLVAKLRTEAKVI